In a genomic window of Spodoptera frugiperda isolate SF20-4 chromosome 18, AGI-APGP_CSIRO_Sfru_2.0, whole genome shotgun sequence:
- the LOC118277934 gene encoding CDC42 small effector protein homolog, which yields MASTGSEIWLQWFACCYQPAAQAQRTRRRIDRSMIGAPTNFQHTGHIGSTDVDIPSSLLHTMQNQMQSKGGYEMAYGVKVY from the exons ATGGCCAGCACCGGCAGTGAAATTTGGCTGCAATGGTTCGCGTGCTGCTACCAGCCCGCCGCGCAGGCGCAGCGCACGCGCCGGAGAATAGACCGATCCATGATCGGCGCGCCGACCAACTTTCAACACACAGGACACATAG GTTCTACAGATGTGGACATCCCGTCGTCACTGCTACACACCATGCAGAACCAAATGCAGAGCAAGGGCGGCTACGAGATGGCGTACGGCGTTAAG GTTTATTGA